One window of Flavobacteriales bacterium genomic DNA carries:
- a CDS encoding transposase has protein sequence MDLSDLFFDPHKELEITSRIRPHWKQAGTIHFVTWRMADSLPQVQLRALENDRRLWREKYGSTEIRTLDFPSQREYYRLFDARVQQWLDAGAGSCALRQAGPRQELVNALHFFNGIRYQLGSFAVAGNHVHVLVVPFGGHDLSAITHSWKSYTAKSINKLLGRTGTFWKEESFDHLVRNERSLSKFEDYIATHERQGAYVERTAFA, from the coding sequence ATGGATCTCAGCGACCTCTTCTTCGATCCGCACAAGGAGCTGGAGATCACGAGCCGGATCCGTCCGCACTGGAAGCAGGCCGGTACGATCCACTTTGTCACCTGGCGCATGGCGGACAGCTTGCCCCAGGTGCAGCTCCGCGCATTGGAGAACGATCGTCGTCTTTGGCGTGAAAAGTATGGCAGCACGGAGATCAGGACACTGGACTTTCCCTCGCAGCGGGAGTACTACAGGCTTTTTGATGCACGCGTGCAGCAATGGCTTGATGCGGGTGCCGGGTCTTGCGCCCTGCGCCAGGCCGGTCCGAGGCAGGAGTTGGTAAACGCCTTGCACTTTTTCAACGGAATCCGCTACCAACTCGGGAGTTTCGCTGTCGCGGGCAACCATGTACATGTGCTTGTCGTGCCTTTTGGCGGGCACGACCTTTCAGCGATCACCCATTCGTGGAAATCATACACGGCAAAGTCCATCAACAAGCTCTTGGGGCGGACCGGTACTTTTTGGAAGGAGGAGAGCTTTGATCATCTCGTGCGGAACGAACGCTCGTTGTCCAAGTTCGAGGACTACATCGCGACGCATGAGCGGCAAGGGGCGTATGTGGAGCGGACCGCTTTTGCGTAA